In the Shewanella sp. OMA3-2 genome, one interval contains:
- a CDS encoding 5'-methylthioadenosine/adenosylhomocysteine nucleosidase, which translates to MKIGIIGAMEPEVVHLVQAIHSPAHTTIAGIEFISGKIAGKDVVVTRSGIGKVAASIATTLLIEKFSVSHVVNTGSAGGFVDDLAIGDIVISSEVRHHDVDVTAFGYEIGQMAQQPAAFIPDAELVKAAQQAVSSLGEVKAIEGLICTGDSFICDPERTKVMRANFPTMAACEMEGAAIAQVCHQFNTPFVIIRSLSDNANNDSPVDFDSYIIKAGQHSAMMVIALLQQL; encoded by the coding sequence TCTTGTTCAAGCTATTCATTCTCCAGCCCATACCACCATTGCTGGAATTGAATTCATTAGCGGTAAAATTGCTGGTAAAGATGTCGTTGTCACACGTTCTGGTATTGGTAAAGTAGCGGCAAGTATTGCAACAACGCTATTAATTGAAAAGTTTTCAGTCAGTCATGTAGTTAACACCGGCTCTGCTGGTGGATTTGTTGATGACTTAGCCATTGGTGATATTGTGATTTCATCAGAAGTTCGCCATCACGATGTTGATGTGACGGCATTTGGTTATGAAATTGGTCAAATGGCACAGCAACCTGCGGCATTTATTCCTGATGCTGAATTAGTGAAAGCAGCGCAACAAGCGGTTTCATCTCTGGGCGAAGTCAAAGCGATTGAAGGGTTAATTTGTACTGGCGATAGCTTTATTTGCGACCCTGAGCGCACGAAAGTGATGCGAGCTAACTTTCCAACAATGGCGGCATGTGAAATGGAAGGCGCTGCTATTGCACAGGTGTGTCATCAATTTAACACTCCTTTTGTGATCATCCGCTCACTGTCTGATAATGCAAATAATGACTCACCGGTTGATTTTGACTCGTACATTATTAAAGCTGGGCAACATTCGGCCATGATGGTCATTGCACTGTTACAACAATTGTAA